The region aattacctaatcgcataacaacagggatcagagaatacGTTCCTGTCATTAAGTGCAAAAAGATATATAAATCAATTAATAACAATTAAAACCAAAAACaactaagaacattttaaaaatcataacATTAACACATTgctaaagcagtttttaaaaaccaGCTGAAAACAACCAGCAGGATAAGAGGGTAAGAAATGAGATGAGGGTGAGGTCTCAGAAGCAAAAGAAGTTAAGACCCCGATCTTCATATGTCAACCAAATTAAATTTGGTGCAGTCCCTAGCCCAGCagtttcaacgtttttcatctcatggcacgatgacaaggtgttaaaattgtcaggGCGCATCATCTGTTTTTGAACAATGGACAacgcacaccatgctgttggtggggggctcatatcctccagTGATCCTAGTCCTAAATGTTCCTCCCCCAAAGCCCCGCGGCACACCCGCAGATCATTCAtggcgcaccaatgtgccatggcactgtggttgaaaatcggTGCTCTAGCCAATAGGCTCATAGTGCTTTAAAAGCAACAGGAAGTGACCAATCAGCTTGGCCCAGGCAATTTCCAAGGCAGCATCCACAAGGAtacaaccaaaatgatcaaaggGTTGGAACACATCATtataaggctgcggttttcaaactctcagggagtttgaaacccgcagtaagtctttgcgggggaggggggaggcagcagtggcagggggaaggcagcgacgtgatccccagggggctgcagggactagggtgcaccctgcagcagctgtccctgggtaCGGGGAGCtgtgcacgagcgcctgcagggctccccaggtcagggaaagcgagagtggagagatcgcgctcttcctccgcaaaaccggaagcagagcacgatctctccactctcactttcgctgacctggggagtcctgcaggcgcTGTACCCAGGGACGGCtgatgcagggactggagggtggaccccagtccctgcagccccgtcagaagggaaagcggagcaatcatgctccgcttccagtttagcagaagcgaggcgcgatcgccccactctcacttttccagacctggggagccctgctgaaggtcacgcagggcttcctgcacccccaggaggcttcaggaggcttgggcaagtgtacccaagcccctgcagcccccctaagcagcgcaatcctggggatcgcgccactgcctcctccctgcctcctggctgcccctgccccttaaggggaaagtgaccaggACCCTCAGTTTGAATACCCCTGTTATAAGGTAAGAGTAAGAGTTATAAGGTAAGAGTTAGCATTTTACATTACGAGGTAAGGGTACAAGCATATTAGCTTGACTAAAGACAATTGGGGGTGACCtcattgagacatataaaataatGCAGAATGTTGAGTGAGTGGAGAGAGAaaagcttttctccctctctcacaaaaTTAGAACCAAGCATTATTCAGTGAAACTGGTTGACAGGAGTTTAAGATGAAATGTATTCACATAccaaaagaggcaaagaaggaaggcccaaagctagggagacagaccagggacagactgcacttgctcccagtgtggaagggattgtcactcccgaatcggccttttcagccacactagacgctgttccagaaacacctttcagagcgcgataccatagtctttcgagactgaaggttgccaactattcacATACCAGATATATAGTCCATCGAATGTGTTGTAACAAGATGTGATAATGATCACAAGCTTGGATGGTTGGGTAaatggacacattcatggagaagaggcctatcaatggctactagttatTAGTCACaagataaaaatatatatacaaatCCCTGTCTGAAGACACATTTTATTTATGGCAACAGCAGCATCAGAATGATACCATAGCTTGGTGGGACAAGGGGGAGTGATGGAAAAAAGGTCATCCTTTACAAGTCAGACAcagcaggagaaaaagagggAATGCTGATTTAAACAGGAATGAGAATTGTCTAGAATGAAGGAGTGGAGAATGTGAGCACTAGCCAAATTTTGAGAGGCCGTACAGATTAGGACCAGTTGTTACACCCACAGACATAGCACTTTCCAACATGAGATTCTGAGTCCATTACCTGCCACAACTGTTGATTCTGAAGCTTCAGTTCTCCTCCATTGCCCACTGTTCTGTGTCTGAGTTGTGATGAGGACATAACACATAAAGCATGGGCCACAGCGTggactgcattgtagatgctgtagctgtggccagtcatgctcatttcaaaaacagaccGATgaaggctctccagcttctctcTCCCTGTGCACATATTTTCATCTGCATTGCCCACATCTGTATCTGGGAATATACACCCAAAGGCCTGTTGCCAGAAGTCCAGAATAAAACCGTCACCTTTCATGCTAGAAGGGtttgtgtcatccacaaactgGTGAAAACCTGGGGGGTCACTGGAGTGAAGTGAGAAGGACACAGCACCATGGAACATGTCTACATTCCAAGTCCTCTGATATACCATCGAAGTGAGATCCATCTGGGTTGTGATGATCCACACTTTTCCTTGTACTTTATCTGTCAAGTTAAATAATTCTGAAAGATATGGCAACCACCTTAAAGATGTCATAGAAAAAGATTCTCCATGGCACACTAACACATTGGCTTGGCTGTTAAAGATTTTATCATATATCTTGGCCCCAATTTGCAGCATTTCTTCCATGTCACTGACAAAGTTTATTCTTCCAGCTCTTTCAATgaaagcaaaacagatgccactCTGAGTAAACAAAGGCAACACCCTTTCTACAAATCTTTCTCCAATCTCATTGTCCATTGTTAAAGCTCCAATCCACACCCACCTGAAATGCAGGAGTAAGGAGCAAATCCCCACATATTGTAGATCTTTACTAGGGGCCATCTGATAGAAGGGAAGGCCTGGGGTTTTATCGTTCATCTCCGGAGCAGAGCCATAGATGAGCTACAAAAAGGGAGAAGAGGCAGGACTATTGAAGCAGGAGATATTGATATTGGGTTCAGAAGAGCCACAACTGATAATAAATCTCACTGAAAACCTTCTTATGAACTTATTTATTTTACGGAAGCATTTCCATCCTCCAGGCTCATTTAAAATACTGAAAGCTActcacaaataaaaataaatccagaaatacaagaactgtaaaaaaaaaaaatcacaaatgaaAAGGGGAAACAGTCTGGAATGCAAAGACAGCAATTGAATCTTAAGTTGCAGCTGCTGAAAGGCAGGCAGAGAGATAGAGGAGCAGTTTCCACATAGGAAAACCTTCAACActctagcccaatcctatggtgctctGGCACCCAGTGGTACAACAGTACCAGAATGGCTACTGTTATATCCTATGGAGCTAGGGTAGCCACTGGAGTTTCCTCAGGTAagtcattcccttacccagtgcCGAGCTTACAGTCATTCCCTTACCCACTGTTGAGTCATTCCCTTACCCATGGTTggcaataggtctcctcaaaGCTGCTCCCAATATTTAgcgggtgcagaatcaaggaaagGTGTTTGACCTTTCAGGCTccggagggggcataggatttggtggcagattCTGCCGCCATCCCTGCACCCCTCAAATGCCCAATCCTCCCCTCGGTCTGTCCTCCCTCTAGCCGGCTATGCCCTCAGtcctccttccccctgctctgAAAAGCCTCACTGCCAGCTGGTGGGAACACTTACTGGCCCTCCTGCTGTGGGCTTACCCTCAcactgatggcagcagcagacatgggGAGATGAGGGTAGGTGGTTCCAGGAGGCGGAGTTTGGCAGCTTGAGAGGAGAAGAAAGTCTTAAGAGTTTGTTCGTTTGTTTGCTCAAGGACTTGACTTGTTTCCCAAAATAACTTGGAACTCAAGTCAAAATTTCCATGAGTTGAGTTGCACTGgtatgacttgtgactcaagtcatgGGATCACTAACTTGGGATTCAACTTAAGACACAGTGCTCTGACTCTAGCACATCTATGGCCTGAGGTACTTAAGATATTCTTTTTTCAGATCCACGCCAACACACATGAATCAAGTCTCCATTAGGTGTATCATTTTGTTTTGACTCAGTATTGCAGATCACTCAGAAACGCAGGTAAAATAAAGAACTGGGTTTGATGTTCACACATCAGCTAAGTCTACAATAACATTTCTAAACCACAAAAATACATTTGAAAGGAGACTGGAAATTATGACTATGGGAGACATATACACAATTGTACATGCACAAATGCATAcatcctacctgtggaatcttatagATATCCAAGACAGTGGCTACATGGAGGTAGGTTTGAGAGTCCAGTCCCACAATGACTGCCAACAGATTATTACGGACATCACATTTGTAGTTGGGGATGAATCTGTCTGGAGTGGATAACATTTCCATGGTGTCATAATAGGTCCACTGTGTATTGAAATAGTTTTCATTGATGTGGAAACCCAAGGTGACATTGGGTAAGAGCTGAGGGTTTTCATTGATCTCCCTTACTGCAAAAgccaaggccaggatgtgctggtaaTTCTTAGTCACTCCTCTAGAAGAAGAGTTGcataaggaagaaaaagaatgaaaGTTGCCAAGAGTGCAATGCATGCATAACTACCATGTGTATATAGGCACACAGCTGCACAGAGTTTGTGTCTGGGTTTGCCTGGCTCAGAATTAAATCACATTGGGGAATTTATATTCAAGAGGTCAAAAAGCAGTTGCTATTTTAGGATCCCTGACTGGTAGGAGCGTGAACAACCCCAAAGTACTTCCAGTTAGGCTAACAGCACCCACCAGCCAGAGTTTTCCAAATGAATATAGATTTTATTAAAAGCGATAGGAAAACAAAGGCAATGTTTGCTTCACATATGAGTAGTATTGAGATTTAAGTAGTGGAGGGTGAAAGAATATTTGTGAAGAGCTCTGTTTGGTCAGGCACAGGttaaacaaaggaggaaaagaaggaatgtGTCAGACTGCCAGCTGGGCTGAATTCTACCTGCTAGAGATGACCCAGAATTAAACCACATTGGGGGAATTTATACttgagaggtcaaaaagcagtgTGTAGCTATTATAGAgatttaggagagacaaaagCGAGTTTTTCATGCAGAGCAAAACTAGCCTATGGAATGCCATCCATGGCACATGATGTAGTGATGGCCTCTAGCTCAGGTGGAGTAAAGGAGGAGTAGACAAGTTGAAAAGAGGAgtagacaaacagcccaatcctgagttgcctggggcGCACGGCTGCATCGGCGTCAAGAACGGCTGCCACCtcatcctgcgcacctcagcctgccgtgggaggcaccttcagagaaggagacttttgtccccttctcccagataagggaagcagccccgcaatgggctactcactttaccgcaaaccaaaaggtcggcggtaaggtaaagctgtttgtgtagggcaccaagccctgcatgaacagacaggatccggcgcagcagagctccaccggacctgcctcctgcctctccactccctccccctggcacacctcccagtgccctctccccacccatcactggtctccccggaatgcctcctccctgcccccctccctgcccccgcttactgtgctgcggcttggcggtccatgagaccgtccatgagcatgcaagtggctcctcccctcccctttggagccatgtggacggagagggggaaaatggaggtgaatggctcctaaaggaaggaggaggagctgcttgcacactgcaaggAGGTGCCCTGCTAAACGTagtgcacccccctctagctacgccagtgggcAGAGGAGCAATCGCAGTCCTCCTGCTCTCACCTGAAACAGCAGATATCACGCAGTAGAAATTGCCCCTCCAAAATTCACAGCACAGATCACCATAAAAATCACCTCTCCAAAGTCTCTGCAAAGAGCCACAGCCTGCAAACAGCTACAGCCTCCGAGTCATAGAAAAGTACATGAGGCAGCAGCCCTGAGGATCCAGGAGAGCAAGGAAAGTGAGAAAGAGGCCATGAGCCCCAAGCAGCTCTGACAAGCCAAATGCAGCAACTAGCCCTGAGAGCAACGCAAAGGAGCAACACAAGCAATGCATTCCGTTTTCAGCCAGCAGCCCAGTCCTCCAAGGGGCTGTTTTGCAACCAACCTTGCAGACATGGAGGAAAAGGTTGCAGAAATTGCGAGGCAGGTTGCAAAACAGCTCCTCAGGGACATGCCAATTCACAAGCAGCAAATTTGTGTGTagtgagaactgactgtacttcacttcagaaacaaaaaaaaacaaagaattcATGGCTTACGCAAGCGCTTCAAACCGTGTTGGCTGAGGTTCTTCGCTGAAGGTGGCTGAATTTGAAATGATGAAGGTCTGAGAAGCGATGCCACCAATGATAAGGTCTCCTGGCTGATGGTATTTATGGAGTGGAGGGTGTGGGTAATGGGCCTTGCATTGAACAAGGCTAGCCTTACATGTTATGGCTAGACGTGGTATCAGCAGCACCACTAAAACCAACATTCCGAGTAGATTTTCACTCCGGACACAATTTCCTTGATTTTAATTCCTAACACCACTAACAAAATTTACACAATCACAACAATCGGATTCGAATaggcactgaggctgcaatcctatccacactttcctgggagcaagccccattgactataatgggatgtacttctgagtagacatgcataggacttgggctctgagtctgctGATTTTCTGGAAGCCTGAAGTCGAAATGTTAAGTGTCTGAATTCAGACTGGAATAGCcttctcagtccctgcagcctaaCCCCATGCACACAGCACAAagtatatttataaataattggCTCTTACATTCACTAGTGCCCATGAAACTCCTCAAAGGTTTTGCTTTGTCTCAGAATTAATTATGGCCCGTTTGATGTTGAAGAGGGATGGTAACCACCAATTTTATGGTGAGGATTCCCTCTGGAGACTTGGAAGAAAATGTGTTTGTTATATCCAAGCAGAAGTGGctcaggttgttttttttgtcttttttttttaactttcactTCCTTTGATCACAAGAGCTTGGAATGACCACAGCAGGAAGTCGATTTGGCAGCCTTTGCCATCTTTCCTGTTTCAAATATATGACAATTAAAAGTTACTTATACTGTAttacacatgcccaatctcgtctgatcttggaagctaagcagggtcaggcctggttagtatttggatgggagacggcctgggaatacgggtgctgtaggcttataccatagtctttcgagactgaaggttgccaaccatattacAGGTGTGATGtaaatataaaaataacaaaTGCAACAGGCTAGCAAGCCCATCCTAACCAgcgcagcagggccacatggccctggcagGCTGGATGTTtccttgggataaggaaacatttgttccattaaccCATTTCAAGCCCCAACTGagaagctccatgtcaggctttcaagccCAATATGGGGAAGACTggactagagggtagagcctccgttagcccgaagataacatcagaaggttgccagttcgaggacaccggcagctccctgaatgactaagaatggtgagaccttgaagctgctgacaaacccagctgagtgattccacctgctcttggtgtgagcaagaagtgtcttggctgccctccatgtgagagatggagctgcttgtcagcctgtgtgggagaactggaggccagaagtgagaccaaaccaggaagatccattctgaaatgttgttggttcttgaaagagagaacctcttgttgttggcaaccttcagtcttggaagactatggtatcacgctctgaaaggtggttctgtcacagcgtctagtgtggctgaaaaggccaattcaggagtgacaatcccttccacactgggagcaagtgtagtgtgtccctgttctgtctccctggctgtgggccttccttctttgcttcttagcctcagattgttggccaagtgtctcttcaaactgggaaaggcaatgctgcacagcctgcctccaagcgggccgctcagaggccagggtttcccacctgttgaggtccactcctaaggccttcagatccctcttgcagatgtccttgtatcgcagctgtggtctacctgtagggcgctttccttgcacgagttctccatagaggagatccccttgagggatttagaaatgcctgcctatgtaaaccgccttgaataaagtcagaggagtaatgcgatgaccagaaaggctgtatataaatgcctagttgttgttgttgttattattattattattattattattattattattattattattattattattatatgatacATAGGCCAGCACCGCCAATCATGCCGCCTCCTGGGCCTGAAGTGCCCTATCTATATCTTCCCTCTGTCCctttacaccccctccctgcacctgttcCGTTCTACCTGCACCTGTGCGCTGCCCAGTGGACACTTATCTGTTCCGGCAGGTGTAGTGTCTGGATTCAGCATTCTGGATTCAGCATCaatgggatggcacaggccttcccactagaGTGCTGCACCCTAAGCCAGTGCCCCAGAGGGCTTCCTCAGGCCTCCAAACCTGTTATAAGTAATTGAAAACAGCACTTCTGAttttattgtaaaactggaagttttttaatttttgattttttattaattttaataactgaaatctgtggatgcctCACCAGCAGGCCCACTGTACTGCCAAAGAACACGAGAGGTGTTCTTAAAGGTTCTtaaaggtttttggtttttttttcacagattttgttttttcctgaaGAGGTTTTCTTCCTGGTTTGGAGAAATAACCCAgttgttacgtgtttttattccaaggccacacttttataaattataataactaTACATTATAATAGTTTTTAAAGTGCATTAGATAGGTGAGGTAGgtggtatagtatcagcagatgcagccaccagcccaatcctgagctgcttggaggacgGGGCTGCCGTGgggccgaaaatggctgccacggcgtCCTCAGAGCATCCAGGCAGCTGTTGatggctccttggggaaggggactctgtcccctttccctgggtaaggaaagtagctcgACAATGGGggtacttgattctgtggcagctctggaggtGCCGCAGAATCgaagagttccatgttgggctgcgcaGCCCAACACAAGAGTTCAGGATCCTCTTCATGCCCCAATCCCTCCCCTcagcatgcctccttcctgcccactccctccccctgccccagatcacctccccacctcccctacaccccacctacctctcctctGCCCTGCAGTTTGAGCAACCTGAGTGGCGAAGCACTGGTGTTCCACGGGCACTAGCGCAgagtggctggcactgggctagctccagcactgagccagcactgagGGTCCACAAACAGCTTtgtagcatgtttgtgacagtgtgcactgatGGTGAACCACCACGCACTGTTTacgattgggcccacaatcattATCCATGCACCCCCCTGcagtccagcccaaccagcctacagtgaccaatatataaaggtgttttgttgttgttgttgttgcagattTCTAGGGATTTCTTTtttgcaaaaatgagaagtgcagaaagcagttttatgtgtttttatttcattatcaccaaaaaatcacacctctactcaTGACCCAGAATTTCTTTGAGATTTCTCTCTTGAAGGGATGAATTTAAGGGATTCAGTGGTGACCATGAGGTATCAAtgtatgcttaaaaaaaacacattcagggtgcaatccaaactgcgccctaggctggcgcaagtctcttgtgctggcctttgggtgttgcaaaagtgccttaaggtACTTCTGCAATGACTCCGGAGCAGCGGAAGGACACGCAGGCCTGCTCTCGACGAATCCAACCCTGAactcagtaagtaagtaagtaagtaagtgccAGCCTGAGAAACCTGGAATGGGGGTTGgtaagagcaggggagggtgcttCAGGGGTGATCTGGGGTGGAGGGTGAAGGGCAGACAGCAGTCCAGCTGTTTGGAGGACTAAACCcagaatgggggtggtggtgctagGATCTGACActttgctggatcctaacccctccccctgcacttgAGTGGCTCAGTCTTACAAATGGCAGCTCCGAAATGCACCtcctctttaggtggtacagatccaagttgccccatggggcagctgccctgcaacacagggtaagaagaatgaattccccttactccgagcTATGCTACAACTCAGCCCAGCCCTGATctagatgcagtgcaagcctgcctgcctccctgctccagcccatgttaggattgggctgccattcatttaaaaattgggcatccttaaaaaaaaaaaattcaatttgacAAAAATTCTGGTATTGGTCTTTTACCCCAAAAGTAAGGCCCCCAAAGTGGGGCAAAGCCCAACTTCATCCTGGCAAACTGGAGGGTGACAATTCATgacacttatttaaaaaaaaaaatgattcagtTTGCAGATCTTTGCAAAAGATATAAAACAGTTGTTGAAAGTGAACCAttctgaaaataataataataataataataataataataataataataataatactaatatggACCATATACTAAACAAAGAGACACACCAATTTCTCAGTGATTTCTTCTTACTAGCTGTTCTCttttgttcagctcaggcctcaacacaataatgtaacatttggggaaaaagaggcatcccagcaacccagcactggaggccaagatagagaagatctccacagctaccatgTGTTTTCCCTTTGTACTCAAGTAGgttggaacaaaggacaaccaaacactgcaaaagaccaacatgctgaaagtgatcaacttggcttcattgaaactatcTGGCAACCTCCTGGCAAGAAAAGCTATAATGAAGCTGACAATGGACAGGAAGCCCATATAGCTGAGGACAGAATAAAACATAGTTATAGAGCCCTCATTACATTGCAGTATAATTTCTTCAACCACTGAGTGGTAGTCAGTATCTGAGAAAGGAGGAGAAGTTGCCAGCCACACAGTACAAATGCCTGcttgaatgagggagcaggaaagaacaatggcaTTGGCCATTCTTTTCCcaacccacttcctcatcctacttcctggtttggtggccacgAAAGCCAGAACCACTGTGATAGTTTTTGCCAGCACACATGAAAGAGCTGCTGAAAAGATtatgccaaaagcagtttgtcggaggAGACATGTCCATTTTTGAGGTTGGCCAATGAAGAGTAGTgcagaaaggaagcagagcaggagggagatgaggagggtgtaggtgaggttccggttgttggctttgatgaTGGGAGTGTTGTGGTGCTTCATAAATGTTCCCAGCACCAAACCTGTGATGACAGAAAGGGAAAGAGCAGAAAAAGCTAAACTGATCCCAAGAGGTTCTTCATAAGATAAGAAGCTGATATTTCTGGGAATGCAGAAATCATGTCCTTGATTTGAGTAGTAGTCTTCTGTGCATTTAAAACAGTCATTCatatctgaaaaaagaaaagttgCAATCTCAGTTCCATAACATGGCCtaaatcagggatgggaacttgagtcaactGAGTCTAGCACAAGTTGCTAAAACACATGTTTGTGTGACTCGTGCATAACTCGAGTTGCACATCTCTATGACTCAGGACTTTACTCGAGTTTCAAGCCACtaactcagaaatgagtcctcaTGTGTGCCGACTCAAGTCTaactgggtgtgcttgcttacttttttgtaaCTTCCACATCATGCAAACGACAACTTACAGCGATCTGGAAGTCAGCATTAACTGATGCGAGCAGCAGGGTAGGTTCGTTCCAGCCAGTATGCAGGgactgtgggtgggaggggggttaggagaGGAGGAAGGGTTAAGGTTTTTGTTTTGGGTAGCTAAATCGAGCAT is a window of Tiliqua scincoides isolate rTilSci1 chromosome 5, rTilSci1.hap2, whole genome shotgun sequence DNA encoding:
- the LOC136653349 gene encoding vomeronasal type-2 receptor 26-like, whose translation is MLVLVVLLIPRLAITCKASLVQCKAHYPHPPLHKYHQPGDLIIGGIASQTFIISNSATFSEEPQPTRFEALAGVTKNYQHILALAFAVREINENPQLLPNVTLGFHINENYFNTQWTYYDTMEMLSTPDRFIPNYKCDVRNNLLAVIVGLDSQTYLHVATVLDIYKIPQLIYGSAPEMNDKTPGLPFYQMAPSKDLQYVGICSLLLHFRWVWIGALTMDNEIGERFVERVLPLFTQSGICFAFIERAGRINFVSDMEEMLQIGAKIYDKIFNSQANVLVCHGESFSMTSLRWLPYLSELFNLTDKVQGKVWIITTQMDLTSMVYQRTWNVDMFHGAVSFSLHSSDPPGFHQFVDDTNPSSMKGDGFILDFWQQAFGCIFPDTDVGNADENMCTGREKLESLHRSVFEMSMTGHSYSIYNAVHAVAHALCVMSSSQLRHRTVGNGGELKLQNQQLWQSHPFLRSVSFNNSAGDKVSFDHNGNLIVGLDINNWIIYPNQSFHRVKIGMMDPQIPPDQALTISEEKITWHSCFNQMQPFSLCSDHCYPGYSKKMKEGEPFCCYDFIPCPEGKISDQEDMNDCFKCTDNYYPNEAQDFCIPRNISFLSYEEPLGISLAFSALSLSVITGLVLQTFMKHHNTPIVKANNQNLTYTLLISLLLCFLSALLFIGQPEKWTCLLRQTAFGIVFSVAVSCVLAKTIMVVLAFMTTKPGSRMRKWVGTRLATSIVLSCSLIQAGICITWLATTPPFPDTDYHSVTEEIILQCNEGSITMFYSALSYMGFLSIVSFTIAFLARKLPDSFNEAKLITFSMLVFCSVWLSFVPTYLSTKGKHMVAVEIFSILASSAGLLGCIFFPKLYIIVFRPELNKREQLVRRNQ